One genomic window of Pecten maximus chromosome 3, xPecMax1.1, whole genome shotgun sequence includes the following:
- the LOC117323403 gene encoding RNA-binding protein 25-like isoform X2: MSFPQRPPLGMPPMAPGMGYAFATPMGMMPMSMGVMQPTTVMRPLVTTQASLTPQSLKPSKKQLVPQEIPKDDDEEKPPVTTVFVGNISDRAPDAMVRQMLQRCGNVLSWKRVQGASGKLQAFGFCEYENPEATLRCMRLLNEWEITDKKLVVKVDAKTKTLLDEYRVKKKAKLNAMKEKDATKEKSETSENGDEEKEEGDKEKDKEDSKSSENGDGQEDDLDEFSKREDRVAKAGLDAIMREYASDLNKPVPSDVEKEQKTVQKKKEEKEIKDTGIDDIDMEEDKREIINREIKSFRDLHKGEDEPEKDQEKERERERRILEEKRRRERERAREREREREREREREREREREMERYERERYERLRSRSRSPATRRRRSPSRDRSRERKIRDRDRDRDVEEEEEAHERRKLEKKLREKEAAYQERLKNWEARERKKSREYEKDREREEERKSEEMREARRLKEFLEDYDDERDDPKFYKGSMLARRMKEREKEREADARDRQREKEELEEIRRKLMDEGHPDPEAELAKIEREREEHLKPRLQLLPPPVPKSPDAPPPREEVREEIEEIEEEYDQEDEDSRGAKLPPKMQSTLRPVDNDASSLSDDDDDSNMPYTDTTPQPVYGPAKEENTKLGFSSLKLGAGSPVEGVQPKRKKLTVGDVFNQDDDEGSDGAKKRKLVPLDYDDDKSEKKPTTAEEKRARIKHLIENIPTAKDELFAYPLDWNIVDQSLMDKRIKPWVNKKIIEYIGEEEPTLTDFICQKVVARSVPQNILNDVAMVLDEEAEVFVVKMWRLLVYETEAKKLGLVK; the protein is encoded by the exons ATGTCATTTCCTCAAAGACCTCCCCTGGGTATGCCACCAATGGCTCCAGGCATGGGTTATGCTTTTGCAACTCCCATGG GAATGATGCCAATGAGTATGGGTGTAATGCAACCAACAACA GTTATGCGACCATTAGTAACTACACAGGCAAGCTTGACTCCCCAGTCATTGAAGCCGTCAAAGAAACAGCTGGTGCCACAGGAAATTCCCAAG GATGACGATGAAGAGAAGCCTCCAGTTACCACAGTATTTGTTGGTAACATCAGTGACAGAGCTCCCGATGCCATGGTGAGACAGATGCTACAG AGATGTGGTAATGTTCTCAGTTGGAAACGGGTGCAAGGTGCTTCTGGAAAATTGCAAG CATTTGGATTTTGCGAGTATGAAAACCCAGAAGCAACACTACGGTGCATGAGGCTCCTGAATGAATGGGAAATAACTGATAAAAAACTTGTG GTGAAAGTAGACGCCAAAACAAAAACTTTATTAGACGAGTACCGAGTCAAGAAAAAGGCAAAGCTGAATGCAATGAAGGAAAAAGATGCAACGAAAGAGAAATCAGAGACATCTGAAAACGGAGACGAAGAAAAGGAAGAGGGAGATAAAGAAAAAGATAAGGAAGACAGCAAATCATCAGAGAATGGTGATGGTCAAGAAGATGATCTGGATGAATTTTCAAAACGGGAGGATCGAGTGGCAAAAGCAGGCCTTGATGCTATCATGAGAGAATACGCTTCTGATCTTAATAAACCTGTACCTTCAG ATGTAGAAAAAGAACAAAAGACAGTACAAAAGAAAAAGGaggaaaaagaaataaaagatact GGAATTGATGATATAGACATGGAGGAGGATAAGCGAGAAATTATCAACAGAGAGATTAAAAGTTTCCGAGATCTGCACAAG GGGGAAGATGAACCAGAAAAAGATCAGGAAAAGGAAAGGGAAAGGGAACGTAGGATTCTggaagaaaaaagaagaaggGAGCGAGAAAGAGCTCGGGAACGGGAAAGAGAAAGGGAAAGAGAACGAGAGAGGGAACGGGAACGAGAAAGGGAAATGGAACGATATGAGCGTGAACGCTATGAAAGATTACGGAGCCGATCTCGTTCGCCTGCCACTCGTCGGAGAAGGTCCCCTAGTAGAGACAGATCCAGAGAAAG AAAAATACGAGATAGAGATAGGGATAGAGATGTAGAAGAGGAGGAAGAAGCACATGAGAGAAGGAAACTAGAAAAGAAACTCAGGGAAAAAGAGGCAGCTTATCAAGAG AGATTAAAGAATTGGGAAGCTAgggaaagaaaaaaatccagagaaTATGAGAAAGACAGAGAAAGGGAGGAGGAACGCAAAAGTGAAGAG ATGCGTGAAGCTCGGCGACTAAAAGAATTCCTAGAAGATTATGACGATGAAAGGGATGATCCCAAATTTTACAA AGGCAGTATGTTGGCAAGGAGAATGAAGGAACGTGAAAAGGAGCGAGAGGCAGATGCACGGGACCGTCAACGTGAGAAGGAAGAGTTAGAAGAGATCCGTCGAAAACTCATGGATGAGGGTCATCCAGATCCAGAGGCAGAGCTAGCAAAG ATTGAGCGGGAGAGAGAGGAACACCTTAAGCCACGCCTCCAGCTTTTGCCACCACCTGTACCAAAGTCCCCTGATGCTCCACCTCCAAGGGAAGAGGTGCGAGAGGAGATAGAAGAAATTGAGGAAGAATACGACCAAGAAGATGAGGATTCCAGAGGAGCTAAACTTCCACCAAAAATGCAGTCAACGCTGCGACCTGTAGACAATGACGCCAGCTCTCTatcagatgatgatgatgacagtaACATGCCATATACAGACACAACACCTCAACCAGTTTACGGTCCAGCCAAGGAGGAAAATACAAAGCTTGGCTTCAGTTCCCTCAAACTAG GTGCAGGGAGCCCAGTGGAAGGTGTGCAACCCAAGAGAAAGAAACTCACAGTGGGAGATGTGTTCAATCAAGATGATGATGAAGGGTCAGATGGAGCCAAAAAACGCAAGTTGGTTCCTCTAGACTACGATGATGACAAGTCAGAAAAGAAGCCCACTACTGCTGAGGAGAAGCGTGCCAGAATTAAACACCTCATTGAAAATATACCAACTGCTAAAGATGAATTATTTGCTTATCCATTGGATTGGAATATTGTTGATcag AGTCTGATGGACAAAAGAATCAAACCTTGGGTTAATAAGAAGATTATCGAATATATCGGGGAGGAAGAACCTACTCTTACTGATTTTATATGTCAGAAAGTGGTGGCAAGGAGCGTACCACAGAATATACTCAACGATGTTGCAATG GTCCTAGATGAGGAAGCAGAAGTGTTTGTAGTGAAAATGTGGAGACTTTTAGTGTACGAGACTGAAGCTAAAAAGCTAGGACTAGTGAAATGA
- the LOC117323403 gene encoding RNA-binding protein 25-like isoform X1, protein MSFPQRPPLGMPPMAPGMGYAFATPMGMMPMSMGVMQPTTVMRPLVTTQASLTPQSLKPSKKQLVPQEIPKDDDEEKPPVTTVFVGNISDRAPDAMVRQMLQRCGNVLSWKRVQGASGKLQAFGFCEYENPEATLRCMRLLNEWEITDKKLVVKVDAKTKTLLDEYRVKKKAKLNAMKEKDATKEKSETSENGDEEKEEGDKEKDKEDSKSSENGDGQEDDLDEFSKREDRVAKAGLDAIMREYASDLNKPVPSGRKDSKVSLTDVEKEQKTVQKKKEEKEIKDTGIDDIDMEEDKREIINREIKSFRDLHKGEDEPEKDQEKERERERRILEEKRRRERERAREREREREREREREREREREMERYERERYERLRSRSRSPATRRRRSPSRDRSRERKIRDRDRDRDVEEEEEAHERRKLEKKLREKEAAYQERLKNWEARERKKSREYEKDREREEERKSEEMREARRLKEFLEDYDDERDDPKFYKGSMLARRMKEREKEREADARDRQREKEELEEIRRKLMDEGHPDPEAELAKIEREREEHLKPRLQLLPPPVPKSPDAPPPREEVREEIEEIEEEYDQEDEDSRGAKLPPKMQSTLRPVDNDASSLSDDDDDSNMPYTDTTPQPVYGPAKEENTKLGFSSLKLGAGSPVEGVQPKRKKLTVGDVFNQDDDEGSDGAKKRKLVPLDYDDDKSEKKPTTAEEKRARIKHLIENIPTAKDELFAYPLDWNIVDQSLMDKRIKPWVNKKIIEYIGEEEPTLTDFICQKVVARSVPQNILNDVAMVLDEEAEVFVVKMWRLLVYETEAKKLGLVK, encoded by the exons ATGTCATTTCCTCAAAGACCTCCCCTGGGTATGCCACCAATGGCTCCAGGCATGGGTTATGCTTTTGCAACTCCCATGG GAATGATGCCAATGAGTATGGGTGTAATGCAACCAACAACA GTTATGCGACCATTAGTAACTACACAGGCAAGCTTGACTCCCCAGTCATTGAAGCCGTCAAAGAAACAGCTGGTGCCACAGGAAATTCCCAAG GATGACGATGAAGAGAAGCCTCCAGTTACCACAGTATTTGTTGGTAACATCAGTGACAGAGCTCCCGATGCCATGGTGAGACAGATGCTACAG AGATGTGGTAATGTTCTCAGTTGGAAACGGGTGCAAGGTGCTTCTGGAAAATTGCAAG CATTTGGATTTTGCGAGTATGAAAACCCAGAAGCAACACTACGGTGCATGAGGCTCCTGAATGAATGGGAAATAACTGATAAAAAACTTGTG GTGAAAGTAGACGCCAAAACAAAAACTTTATTAGACGAGTACCGAGTCAAGAAAAAGGCAAAGCTGAATGCAATGAAGGAAAAAGATGCAACGAAAGAGAAATCAGAGACATCTGAAAACGGAGACGAAGAAAAGGAAGAGGGAGATAAAGAAAAAGATAAGGAAGACAGCAAATCATCAGAGAATGGTGATGGTCAAGAAGATGATCTGGATGAATTTTCAAAACGGGAGGATCGAGTGGCAAAAGCAGGCCTTGATGCTATCATGAGAGAATACGCTTCTGATCTTAATAAACCTGTACCTTCAGGTAGGAAGGATTCAAAAGTGTCTTtgacag ATGTAGAAAAAGAACAAAAGACAGTACAAAAGAAAAAGGaggaaaaagaaataaaagatact GGAATTGATGATATAGACATGGAGGAGGATAAGCGAGAAATTATCAACAGAGAGATTAAAAGTTTCCGAGATCTGCACAAG GGGGAAGATGAACCAGAAAAAGATCAGGAAAAGGAAAGGGAAAGGGAACGTAGGATTCTggaagaaaaaagaagaaggGAGCGAGAAAGAGCTCGGGAACGGGAAAGAGAAAGGGAAAGAGAACGAGAGAGGGAACGGGAACGAGAAAGGGAAATGGAACGATATGAGCGTGAACGCTATGAAAGATTACGGAGCCGATCTCGTTCGCCTGCCACTCGTCGGAGAAGGTCCCCTAGTAGAGACAGATCCAGAGAAAG AAAAATACGAGATAGAGATAGGGATAGAGATGTAGAAGAGGAGGAAGAAGCACATGAGAGAAGGAAACTAGAAAAGAAACTCAGGGAAAAAGAGGCAGCTTATCAAGAG AGATTAAAGAATTGGGAAGCTAgggaaagaaaaaaatccagagaaTATGAGAAAGACAGAGAAAGGGAGGAGGAACGCAAAAGTGAAGAG ATGCGTGAAGCTCGGCGACTAAAAGAATTCCTAGAAGATTATGACGATGAAAGGGATGATCCCAAATTTTACAA AGGCAGTATGTTGGCAAGGAGAATGAAGGAACGTGAAAAGGAGCGAGAGGCAGATGCACGGGACCGTCAACGTGAGAAGGAAGAGTTAGAAGAGATCCGTCGAAAACTCATGGATGAGGGTCATCCAGATCCAGAGGCAGAGCTAGCAAAG ATTGAGCGGGAGAGAGAGGAACACCTTAAGCCACGCCTCCAGCTTTTGCCACCACCTGTACCAAAGTCCCCTGATGCTCCACCTCCAAGGGAAGAGGTGCGAGAGGAGATAGAAGAAATTGAGGAAGAATACGACCAAGAAGATGAGGATTCCAGAGGAGCTAAACTTCCACCAAAAATGCAGTCAACGCTGCGACCTGTAGACAATGACGCCAGCTCTCTatcagatgatgatgatgacagtaACATGCCATATACAGACACAACACCTCAACCAGTTTACGGTCCAGCCAAGGAGGAAAATACAAAGCTTGGCTTCAGTTCCCTCAAACTAG GTGCAGGGAGCCCAGTGGAAGGTGTGCAACCCAAGAGAAAGAAACTCACAGTGGGAGATGTGTTCAATCAAGATGATGATGAAGGGTCAGATGGAGCCAAAAAACGCAAGTTGGTTCCTCTAGACTACGATGATGACAAGTCAGAAAAGAAGCCCACTACTGCTGAGGAGAAGCGTGCCAGAATTAAACACCTCATTGAAAATATACCAACTGCTAAAGATGAATTATTTGCTTATCCATTGGATTGGAATATTGTTGATcag AGTCTGATGGACAAAAGAATCAAACCTTGGGTTAATAAGAAGATTATCGAATATATCGGGGAGGAAGAACCTACTCTTACTGATTTTATATGTCAGAAAGTGGTGGCAAGGAGCGTACCACAGAATATACTCAACGATGTTGCAATG GTCCTAGATGAGGAAGCAGAAGTGTTTGTAGTGAAAATGTGGAGACTTTTAGTGTACGAGACTGAAGCTAAAAAGCTAGGACTAGTGAAATGA